The following proteins are encoded in a genomic region of Paenibacillus sp. FSL H3-0469:
- a CDS encoding AI-2E family transporter: MLPLYKKYWRTFFDIGLLVLTVYLVMLSFSKLYQLAAPVFLSFFVFLLIEPLARFLNRKGMAKPFASAISVVLFLVILLGVLFGAGLLITTQAIHLQNNLPKYTYVVQQHFAETTTYLQHKIDSLPSDVTDKLNGYFTDATNILSKWMVAFFKYMVGVLGSFSSFMANFGIAIILAFFLSMEIKDWRRIAHEKLPKTFKTAYAFLQGNVFRAIGSYIKAQMILISITFIIILAGLLILRTGNVLTIALVCAVVDLLPLLGVPAVLIPWIIYLFIVGNTPLAIGLIILLAVVMVVRQLLEPKITGNSIGVSSAFLMLSFVILSSSLFGIAGLILSPILLILLKELLQQGYLQQWIYLPQEEFVVSPFAASGTSTAGGPGSSGDGPAGNAGSNANVEPAGPDPQAPVDPPSRPDNSSNT; encoded by the coding sequence ATGCTGCCGCTGTACAAAAAATATTGGCGCACCTTTTTCGACATTGGACTGCTTGTTCTAACTGTATATTTAGTGATGCTCAGCTTCAGCAAATTGTACCAGCTGGCTGCGCCGGTGTTCCTGTCCTTTTTTGTATTTCTGCTGATTGAGCCGCTGGCCCGCTTCCTGAACCGCAAGGGAATGGCCAAGCCCTTCGCGTCCGCGATCTCCGTGGTCCTCTTCCTGGTCATCCTGCTGGGCGTACTGTTCGGTGCCGGACTGCTGATTACGACCCAGGCGATTCACCTCCAGAATAATCTGCCCAAATATACATACGTGGTCCAGCAGCATTTCGCAGAGACTACGACTTATCTTCAGCACAAAATCGATTCGCTTCCATCCGATGTGACGGATAAGCTGAACGGCTATTTCACAGATGCCACCAATATTCTCTCGAAGTGGATGGTCGCCTTCTTTAAGTATATGGTCGGAGTGCTTGGCTCTTTCTCTTCCTTTATGGCTAACTTCGGGATTGCGATCATTCTCGCCTTTTTCCTCAGTATGGAGATTAAGGACTGGCGCCGGATTGCCCACGAGAAGCTGCCGAAGACGTTCAAGACAGCCTACGCCTTCCTGCAGGGAAATGTGTTCAGGGCGATCGGTTCTTATATCAAAGCTCAGATGATTCTGATCAGCATCACCTTCATTATTATTCTTGCCGGTCTGCTGATTCTCCGCACGGGCAATGTACTCACCATAGCGCTGGTCTGCGCCGTGGTCGATCTGCTGCCGCTGCTCGGCGTACCTGCGGTGCTGATCCCTTGGATCATCTATCTGTTCATTGTCGGCAATACGCCGCTGGCGATCGGGCTCATCATTCTGCTGGCTGTAGTAATGGTAGTTAGACAACTGTTGGAGCCCAAAATCACAGGGAATTCAATCGGTGTCTCCTCTGCCTTCCTGATGCTCTCCTTCGTGATTCTGTCCTCCTCCCTGTTCGGGATTGCAGGCCTCATTCTGTCGCCGATTCTGCTGATTCTGCTCAAGGAGCTGCTCCAGCAGGGATATCTCCAGCAGTGGATCTATCTGCCGCAGGAGGAGTTCGTCGTCTCGCCTTTCGCGGCCTCGGGGACATCTACGGCAGGCGGTCCCGGAAGCAGCGGAGACGGTCCGGCCGGAAATGCCGGGTCTAATGCTAATGTAGAGCCTGCCGGTCCAGATCCTCAGGCGCCGGTTGATCCGCCTTCCAGACCCGACAACAGCTCGAACACCTGA
- a CDS encoding polysaccharide deacetylase family protein, which yields MQTLLLWLFYISTFYAFIPGMISRLFGYRVFRRGIGRTDYGLTFDDGPDPHYTPLLLDLLKRYDAKATFFVVGSHAERHPEIIKRMHDEGHLIGIHNYVHKTNWLMRPATVRKQIDRTDEIIFSITGERSTYYRPPWGIVNLFDFSKRRQVQIVLWSAMFGDWKEKLGAEKLTEKLIAKLGPGEVLLLHDCGTTIGADPNAPEHMLIALERMLAEAERRGLRSVRIDEMIKAVQRSPITHLSFGKRLLVGLWLAWEKLFQLMFQLKTITPADPFLHYRLRKYQGNTVLMDNGETLSKGDKVIELHIDNRQLFELGVHSRSPAQLAIRMIRRMEKDLPLLAVHIAGDIELAEAKALYGVSMINRGPEKFGFMVVDLPSGLFARSTKFYLSVLLSVIHPSGGARLKVRSEVLVPKMMLMPVSQLLNQMNQRRPQKPVERVHEEGLTLEAELPGATVVH from the coding sequence ATGCAGACTTTGCTGCTCTGGCTTTTTTATATCTCTACTTTTTATGCTTTTATTCCTGGTATGATCAGCCGTTTATTTGGTTATCGTGTCTTCCGAAGAGGGATCGGGCGTACGGATTACGGCCTGACCTTCGATGACGGGCCTGACCCGCATTATACACCGCTGCTGCTGGATCTGCTTAAACGCTACGATGCGAAGGCGACCTTCTTTGTCGTTGGTTCCCACGCGGAGAGACATCCCGAGATCATCAAGCGAATGCATGACGAAGGGCATTTGATCGGAATTCATAATTATGTGCACAAGACGAACTGGCTGATGCGTCCCGCTACGGTGAGGAAGCAGATTGACCGGACGGACGAGATCATCTTCTCCATTACCGGCGAGCGCAGTACCTATTACCGGCCTCCCTGGGGGATCGTGAACCTGTTCGACTTCTCCAAGCGCCGTCAGGTGCAGATTGTGCTGTGGTCGGCAATGTTCGGCGACTGGAAGGAGAAGCTTGGAGCGGAAAAGCTGACCGAGAAGCTCATTGCGAAGCTCGGTCCGGGTGAGGTGCTTCTGCTGCATGACTGCGGGACGACGATCGGCGCCGATCCGAATGCGCCGGAGCATATGCTGATTGCACTGGAACGGATGCTCGCCGAAGCTGAGCGGCGCGGACTGCGCAGCGTCCGGATTGACGAGATGATCAAGGCGGTGCAGCGCTCCCCGATCACGCATTTGTCTTTCGGCAAGCGGCTGCTTGTCGGATTGTGGCTGGCGTGGGAGAAGCTGTTCCAGCTAATGTTCCAGCTCAAAACGATCACGCCGGCAGATCCGTTCCTGCATTACCGTCTGCGCAAGTATCAGGGCAATACGGTACTGATGGACAACGGCGAGACCTTGAGCAAAGGCGATAAGGTCATTGAGCTGCACATCGACAACAGGCAGCTGTTCGAGCTGGGGGTGCATTCCCGTTCTCCGGCTCAGCTGGCGATCCGCATGATCCGCCGGATGGAGAAGGATCTGCCGCTGCTCGCCGTGCATATTGCCGGTGATATCGAGCTGGCCGAAGCGAAGGCGCTCTACGGTGTGAGCATGATTAACCGCGGGCCGGAGAAATTCGGCTTCATGGTGGTGGACCTGCCCAGCGGTCTGTTCGCCCGCTCGACCAAATTCTATCTCAGTGTTCTGCTGAGCGTCATTCACCCCTCAGGCGGGGCAAGGCTCAAGGTACGCAGCGAGGTGCTGGTGCCCAAGATGATGCTGATGCCCGTGTCGCAGCTGCTGAACCAGATGAACCAGCGGCGGCCGCAGAAGCCGGTGGAGCGGGTACACGAAGAGGGACTCACGCTTGAAGCTGAACTGCCTGGAGCAACGGTGGTTCATTGA
- the ilvD gene encoding dihydroxy-acid dehydratase yields the protein MANKKMRSDMIKKGFDRAPHRSLLRAAGVKEEDFGKPFIAVCNSYIDIVPGHVHLQEFGKIVKEAIREAGGVPFEFNTIGVDDGIAMGHIGMRYSLPSREIIADSLETVVSAHWFDGMVCIPNCDKITPGMMMGALRVNIPTIFVSGGPMKAGVDSKGKKLSLTSVFEGVGAHQVGKINDAELLELEQYGCPTCGSCSGMFTANSMNCLAEAMGLALPGNGTILAVAEERRDFVRKSATQLMELIKLDLKPRDIVTQESLDNAFALDMAMGGSTNTVLHTLALAQEAEIDYPLERINEVANRVPYLAKLAPASDIFIEDVDRAGGVSAVLNELLKKPGAIFGDCMTVTGKTLAENVTGHEIQDTSVIHTIDNPYSQVGGLAVLYGNLAPEGSIIKVGAVDASVGGYHKGPAICFDSQEEALEGIANGKVKEGHVVVIRYEGPKGGPGMPEMLAPTSQIVGMGLGAKVGLITDGRFSGASRGISIGHISPEAAEGGPIAFVENGDIIELDLNNRKIELLVDEEVLAVRRQGWKEFEPKVKTGYLARYSKLVTNASKGGVLKI from the coding sequence ATGGCAAACAAGAAAATGCGATCAGATATGATCAAAAAAGGCTTCGACCGCGCTCCTCACCGCAGCCTTCTGCGGGCAGCAGGCGTTAAAGAAGAGGATTTCGGCAAACCGTTCATCGCGGTCTGCAATTCCTATATCGATATTGTTCCTGGTCATGTGCATCTGCAGGAATTCGGCAAAATCGTGAAGGAAGCCATCCGTGAAGCCGGCGGGGTTCCGTTTGAATTCAATACTATCGGCGTAGATGACGGTATCGCCATGGGTCATATCGGTATGCGTTATTCGCTGCCAAGCCGCGAGATCATTGCCGACTCTCTGGAAACGGTAGTATCCGCGCACTGGTTCGACGGCATGGTGTGCATTCCCAACTGTGATAAAATCACCCCGGGCATGATGATGGGCGCACTGCGCGTCAACATCCCGACAATCTTCGTCAGCGGCGGGCCGATGAAGGCCGGAGTAGACAGCAAAGGCAAGAAACTCTCCCTGACCTCTGTATTCGAAGGCGTTGGCGCGCATCAGGTCGGCAAGATCAACGATGCTGAGCTGCTCGAACTCGAACAATACGGCTGTCCTACCTGCGGATCATGCTCCGGTATGTTCACCGCGAACTCCATGAACTGTCTGGCCGAAGCTATGGGCCTTGCGCTTCCGGGCAACGGCACCATCCTGGCCGTAGCCGAAGAACGCAGAGACTTCGTCCGCAAATCAGCAACCCAGCTCATGGAGCTGATCAAGCTGGACCTGAAGCCGCGTGATATCGTAACCCAGGAATCGCTGGACAATGCCTTCGCGCTGGATATGGCGATGGGCGGCTCGACCAATACCGTGCTGCATACTCTGGCATTGGCTCAGGAAGCCGAAATCGATTATCCGTTGGAACGCATCAACGAAGTAGCTAACCGGGTTCCTTACCTGGCCAAGCTGGCTCCGGCTTCCGATATCTTCATCGAGGATGTGGACCGGGCAGGCGGCGTAAGCGCCGTGCTGAACGAATTACTGAAGAAGCCGGGCGCGATCTTCGGCGATTGTATGACGGTTACCGGCAAGACATTGGCCGAGAATGTAACCGGGCATGAGATCCAGGATACATCTGTTATTCATACCATCGATAACCCTTATTCCCAAGTTGGCGGACTGGCCGTACTCTACGGCAACCTGGCTCCGGAAGGCTCCATCATCAAGGTGGGTGCGGTGGATGCTTCCGTTGGCGGCTATCACAAAGGACCTGCCATCTGCTTCGACTCCCAGGAGGAAGCACTGGAAGGTATCGCGAACGGCAAGGTCAAAGAAGGCCATGTAGTCGTTATCCGTTATGAAGGTCCGAAGGGCGGACCGGGCATGCCGGAAATGCTGGCTCCGACTTCGCAGATCGTCGGCATGGGTCTGGGTGCCAAGGTCGGCCTGATCACGGACGGACGGTTCTCCGGTGCCTCCCGCGGGATTAGCATCGGTCACATCTCGCCGGAAGCGGCTGAGGGCGGTCCGATCGCTTTTGTAGAGAATGGCGATATCATCGAACTGGACCTCAATAACCGTAAGATCGAGCTGCTGGTTGACGAGGAAGTGCTGGCGGTCCGCCGCCAGGGCTGGAAAGAATTCGAGCCGAAGGTGAAGACTGGTTATCTGGCCCGTTACTCCAAGCTGGTTACCAATGCAAGTAAAGGCGGCGTGCTGAAGATCTAA